Proteins from a single region of Anthonomus grandis grandis chromosome 18, icAntGran1.3, whole genome shotgun sequence:
- the LOC126746985 gene encoding autophagy-related protein 101, whose translation MNARSQVFELTLEGRQADEAVASIFHTVLFHRTLGKFCYTGESSYSVSTLGFTDVDCDFIDLTYVCCTSNALSRKVKQEISNFSEQLRSNESSGVGQISLEFFQTKRSRYYILNPECLPWEVWTVRLQLISLENEGQRQLCRERVGEHLTDKILYITEVMNRQEYVPKMPSRSEVDLVFDTTLPDVQPYLFKVNYSVSGPSAGSSVGSTVRKFIKSFNF comes from the coding sequence atgaacgcTCGATCTCAAGTTTTCGAACTCACCTTGGAGGGTAGACAGGCGGACGAGGCGGTCGCGAGCATATTTCACACCGTCCTGTTCCATCGCACTTTAGGGAAATTCTGTTACACCGGCGAGAGCAGTTACTCGGTGAGCACCCTCGGTTTCACCGACGTAGATTGCGACTTTATCGATCTGACTTACGTGTGTTGCACCTCGAACGCGTTAAGTCGCAAAGTGAAACAGGAAATCAGCAATTTCTCCGAACAGTTGCGCAGCAACGAGTCGAGCGGCGTCGGACAGATTTCCCTCGAGTTTTTCCAAACGAAACGGAGCCGTTATTACATCCTGAATCCGGAGTGTCTCCCGTGGGAGGTGTGGACGGTACGTCTCCAGTTGATCTCGTTGGAGAACGAGGGTCAGAGGCAGCTGTGTCGGGAACGCGTCGGCGAACATCTCACCGATAAGATTTTGTACATTACGGAGGTGATGAACAGGCAGGAGTACGTGCCCAAGATGCCGTCCAGGAGCGAGGTCGATTTGGTGTTTGACACGACGCTCCCGGATGTGCAACCGTATTTGTTTAAGGTGAATTATTCGGTTTCTGGACCATCCGCGGGGTCCTCGGTGGGGTCCACAGTGAGGaagtttattaaaagttttaatttttaa
- the LOC126746983 gene encoding serine/threonine-protein kinase S6KL: MGNKGSSTKDRTSAVYTSHSLQKKSNSEHNSLKSFLSVDSQESTCSTVSRPWSRVSRRRRQESTLTLPYEPCKTAWPVSQLESLFLPDFPVKNYHKDDKYQKLPQISSGAFGKIYQVKDTEENKIFALKVLSKSKIIENNLVKQVIEEVQIQKACGHHPYITKCLLNWQSRKHLYIATEFVEGGELWYLLDNLGPLPVELVQLYVCQIALALDFLHNAGVIYRDLKPENLLLNKDANIKLIDFGLSKWLPYGHTTRTVCGTPKYMGMTFI; this comes from the exons ATGGGCAACAAGGGTTCCTCAACTAAGGATCGAACGAGCGCCGTTTACACCAGTCACAGTTTACAAAAG AAAAGCAACTCGGAACACAACAGTTTAAAGAGCTTTCTGAGCGTCGATAGTCAAGAATCTACTTGTAGTACTGTATCCAGGCCCTGGTCAAGGGTTTCTCGAAGAAG GCGGCAAGAATCGACTTTGACTCTTCCTTATGAACCCTGTAAGACGGCGTGGCCGGTCTCGCAGTTAGAATCCTTGTTTTTGCCAGATTTCCCGGTCAAAAATTACCACAAGGACGATAAGTACCAGAAATTGCCCCAAATCAGTAGCGGAGCCTTCGGGAAGATTTATCAAGTAAAAGATACGGAGGAGAACAAgatatttgctttaaaagttcTCTCCAAATCTAAA ataattgaaaataacttgGTGAAGCAAGTGATCGAGGAGGTGCAGATCCAAAAGGCTTGCGGCCACCACCCTTACATCACAAAGTGTCTTTTAAACTGGCAAAGCCGTAAACATTTGTATATCG CTACGGAATTCGTGGAGGGCGGCGAACTGTGGTACTTGCTCGACAATCTCGGTCCCTTGCCAGTGGAACTTGTACAGTTGTATGTTTGCCAGATAGCCCTGGCATTAG ATTTCCTACACAACGCCGGAGTGATCTATCGCGACCTGAAGCCGGAAAACCTGCTGCTAAACAAGGACGCCAACATCAAACTGATTGACTTCGGATTGTCCAAGTGGCTACCGTACGGTCACACCACCAGAACCGTCTGCGGCACACCCAAGTACATGGGTATGAcctttatttaa